One segment of Solanum lycopersicum chromosome 1, SLM_r2.1 DNA contains the following:
- the LOC101244426 gene encoding uncharacterized protein, with the protein MESLNIKLEKANAMLRYKKRQRVTTLFRFIEFCIFFAIISRFSTQLPLNFKGLGFTIISPRFVFVLGNIIVIILFLISGQSSTKDGSTNNVKIDMYDEFKQKCLMNKDTYCEQSKKQSTGVQDTCCCEQSKKQRTLLERQLEKKIHRSHSDNSLSLSLDEKKPRKKLTRSATLRSRKVINTDSIKPIMTKTTTSYPEDEMSNEEFKKTVENFIARQQRFLREEEFSAVVSYES; encoded by the coding sequence atggAATCCTTAAACATCAAATTGGAGAAAGCAAACGCTATGCTAAGGTACAAGAAGCGTCAAAGAGTCACAACTTTGTTCCGTTTCATCGAATTCTGCATATTTTTCGCCATAATCTCAAGATTTTCCACTCAATTGCCACTCAATTTCAAGGGACTTGGTTTCACCATCATTAGTCCTCGATTCGTCTTTGTTCTTGGAAACATAATTGTCATCATCCTCTTCTTAATATCAGGACAGTCATCTACTAAAGATGGTTCCACAAACAACGTTAAAATCGATATGTACGATGAGTTCAAGCAAAAATGTTTGATGAACAAAGACACTTATTGTGAACAGAGCAAAAAACAGAGTACTGGTGTACAAGACACTTGTTGTTGTGAACAGAGCAAAAAACAGAGGACTCTGTTGGAAAGacaattagaaaagaaaattcatCGTAGCCATTCGGACAACTCTCTATCTTTATCCCTTGATGAGAAAAAACCTAGAAAAAAATTGACACGATCAGCTACATTAAGATCCCGAAAAGTTATAAACACTGACAGTATAAAACCAATTATGACAAAGACAACAACCTCGTATCCAGAAGACGAGATGAGCAATGAAGAATTCAAGAAAACTGTTGAGAATTTCATTGCAAGACAACAAAGATTTTTGAGGGAGGAAGAGTTTTCAGCTGTTGTTTCTTATGAATCATAG